The following are encoded together in the Gammaproteobacteria bacterium genome:
- a CDS encoding FAD-dependent monooxygenase produces the protein MQARTAAAIIVGEGLVGATAAALLSDGEGGAVHLVRGGKTRPAGGPPAVLALTPASKRILARAGVWQKLPPAAVGGFREIRVWDGLGNGCIRFDGTELGESALGYIVELPALRKAWRALLAARERLSLHDGPVRAIVSGAGLVEVECEGGAKLRAPLLVAADGADSPVRRLAGMSCVERDYRQASLVCIVRSERAHDETARQFFLPDGPLALLPMREPQRCALVWSAGAARARDLLRLSASDFRRELESACGRILGRFRHSGARRLYPLRRLHAPRYCRPRIALVGDAAHLLHPMAGLGANLGLLDAACLSERVEHARRRSRDVGSERVLRQYERRRRLENRLVMHTLDLLKLCFESRAPPLPWLRNAGMVLADAATPCKRWLMRFAMGGRVELPGAEGPAAAGRGEWGRV, from the coding sequence ATGCAGGCGCGGACAGCGGCGGCGATTATCGTGGGCGAGGGGCTTGTAGGCGCGACCGCGGCCGCCCTGCTGAGCGACGGGGAAGGGGGCGCGGTGCATTTGGTTCGGGGCGGCAAGACGCGCCCTGCCGGCGGGCCGCCGGCGGTCCTGGCCCTGACCCCGGCCTCCAAAAGGATCCTGGCGCGCGCCGGGGTTTGGCAAAAACTGCCGCCGGCGGCGGTAGGCGGATTCCGCGAGATCCGCGTTTGGGACGGGCTCGGCAACGGCTGCATTCGTTTCGACGGTACGGAGCTGGGCGAATCGGCCCTGGGCTATATCGTCGAGTTGCCCGCCTTGCGGAAGGCGTGGCGCGCGCTACTGGCGGCGCGCGAGCGGCTGAGTCTTCACGACGGACCGGTGCGCGCCATCGTCTCCGGGGCGGGACTCGTGGAGGTGGAATGCGAAGGCGGCGCCAAGCTGCGGGCGCCGCTCCTGGTCGCCGCCGATGGGGCCGATTCGCCGGTGCGGCGGCTGGCCGGAATGAGCTGCGTAGAGAGAGACTACCGGCAGGCTTCCCTGGTTTGCATCGTGCGCAGCGAGCGGGCGCACGACGAAACGGCGCGGCAGTTTTTCCTGCCGGACGGCCCGCTGGCCCTGCTCCCGATGCGCGAGCCGCAACGTTGCGCCCTGGTGTGGTCCGCGGGCGCCGCCAGGGCCCGCGACTTGCTGCGCCTGTCCGCCAGCGATTTTCGCCGCGAGTTGGAGTCGGCCTGCGGCCGCATCCTGGGGCGCTTCCGACACAGCGGCGCCCGGCGCCTGTACCCTTTGCGGCGCCTGCACGCGCCGCGCTATTGCCGTCCCCGGATCGCCCTGGTCGGCGACGCCGCCCACCTGCTGCACCCGATGGCCGGCCTGGGGGCGAACCTCGGGTTGCTGGATGCGGCGTGCCTGAGCGAGCGGGTCGAACATGCCCGGCGCCGGTCCCGGGACGTCGGTTCGGAGCGGGTGCTGCGCCAGTACGAGCGCCGGCGCCGGCTGGAAAACCGGCTGGTCATGCATACGCTGGACCTGCTGAAGCTTTGTTTCGAGAGCCGCGCGCCGCCGCTGCCCTGGCTGCGCAACGCGGGCATGGTGCTGGCCGACGCCGCGACGCCCTGCAAGCGGTGGCTGATGCGCTTCGCCATGGGC